The following coding sequences lie in one Musa acuminata AAA Group cultivar baxijiao chromosome BXJ1-8, Cavendish_Baxijiao_AAA, whole genome shotgun sequence genomic window:
- the LOC103994398 gene encoding cation/H(+) antiporter 15-like, producing MATNGAQEQAACIVAKPFSNGVFYHEEPLRDAIPLFMLQIIITVLTSRIIYFLLRPLRQPRIVCDIIGGILLGHPILPSLLSRLPFFPRGTFDHLIQNYTEMLFRRDALSLTRTMAAYGVMLKFFLIGVKIDPRDAWRCGKKAFFIGFCSMMVPFVVLLPFGRLFKSREYVREDKSTISVVDGIGQTSVFIDIAATVSASSPPVLADILTELRLLNTELGRLAMSASMVNELTRWTIFAVFPVVQLSWNKNGVIGALLELVTSLAIVISVFVMISLWMRWIVRRTPKGGRVGEVHILMVMLAVLAMGVMSDAFGLGFMDAPLIMGLLVPDGPPLGMALVERLELISTEVLLPVFFLGIGWATDFASIHQPVPLLWLLLFMLAGHVVKVLVAVAPAVYSKSSIRNAAVLGLMLNFKGLVELMVYLNLKNVTALNPAGYVAVVVGIVIATAISSLLVSILYDPLSSSGMVGNRTLQHLKPHEQFCFVASVLNEGPVPMLLNLVEVSCADEQSSVCAYVLHLVELGGRASSSLIAHRNHKDVFVNLGQMDRVHNAFINVEKKKEGVVVVHPFTAISPYATMHQDICSLAMEKKVPFIIVPFPRKDSGGSSEVDQAARSIIPQVLSQAPCSVGVLIHQTLTSSRPLALEHFNYCVRVLFWGGNDDREALAYTARLARHAGVRIFVSRFMPQVHRKEEKEMTWDDMIFKEFTRANADTERVAVEEIAVNDVNQMISAIRSIEMECDLVIVGRRQCSGSLLDEALSEWTESPELGVVGDMLASSDFANYSFSVLVVQQHGS from the exons ATGGCGACCAACGGAGCGCAGGAGCAGGCGGCGTGCATCGTCGCCAAACCTTTCTCTAATGGCGTGTTCTATCACGAGGAGCCCCTCAGAGACGCCATCCCCCTCTTCATGTTACAGATCATCATCACTGTCCTCACCTCCCGCATCATCTACTTCCTCCTCCGCCCCCTCAGACAGCCTCGGATCGTCTGCGACATCATC GGTGGTATACTTTTGGGACATCCGATATTGCCGTCTCTGCTTTCCCGATTGCCTTTCTTCCCCCGTGGTACGTTCGACCACCTCATACAGAATTACACGGAGATGCTGTTCCGACGAGATGCGCTGTCCCTGACCCGCACCATGGCCGCTTACGGCGTCATGCTCAAGTTCTTCTTGATCGGTGTCAAGATAGACCCTCGCGATGCTTGGCGTTGCGGGAAGAAAGCCTTCTTCATCGGCTTCTGCAGCATGATGGTGCCCTTCGTGGTCCTCCTCCCGTTCGGTCGGCTGTTCAAGAGCCGGGAATATGTCCGAGAGGACAAGAGTACCATCAGCGTCGTGGATGGCATCGGGCAGACGAGCGTTTTCATCGACATTGCCGCGACAGTCAGTGCCTCCTCCCCGCCGGTGTTGGCGGACATCCTCACGGAGCTTCGGCTGCTCAACACCGAGCTTGGCCGCCTCGCCATGTCGGCGTCCATGGTCAATGAGCTAACCAGGTGGACCATCTTCGCGGTCTTTCCGGTGGTCCAACTGAGCTGGAACAAGAACGGCGTCATCGGAGCACTGCTGGAGCTGGTAACTTCCCTCGCCATCGTGATCTCCGTTTTCGTCATGATCAGCCTATGGATGCGGTGGATCGTGAGGAGGACCCCGAAGGGTGGCCGCGTTGGGGAAGTGCACATCTTGATGGTTATGCTGGCTGTGCTGGCCATGGGCGTCATGAGTGATGCCTTTGGGCTGGGGTTCATGGACGCGCCGCTGATCATGGGGCTGTTAGTGCCGGATGGACCGCCACTGGGAATGGCGTTGGTGGAGCGGTTAGAGCTCATATCGACGGAAGTACTGCTGCCGGTGTTCTTCTTGGGCATAGGGTGGGCGACCGACTTCGCTTCCATCCATCAACCCGTGCCGCTGCTGTGGTTGCTGCTGTTCATGCTCGCGGGGCATGTCGTCAAGGTCCTCGTCGCCGTGGCGCCCGCCGTCTATAGCAAGTCGTCGATCCGCAACGCCGCCGTGCTGGGGCTCATGTTGAACTTTAAAGGTCTGGTGGAGCTCATGGTCTACCTCAATTTGAAGAACGTCACT GCGTTGAACCCTGCAGGCTACGTGGCTGTTGTGGTCGGCATCGTCATTGCCACGGCCATCTCCTCGCTGCTGGTCTCCATCCTCTACGATCCCCTTAGCTCAAGCGGCATGGTGGGCAATCGAACGCTGCAGCACCTCAAGCCGCACGAACAGTTCTGCTTCGTCGCCTCGGTTCTCAACGAGGGCCCCGTCCCGATGCTTCTCAACCTCGTGGAGGTGTCGTGCGCCGACGAGCAGAGCTCGGTCTGCGCCTACGTGCTGCATCTCGTGGAGTTGGGCGGCCGGGCGAGCTCCAGCCTCATCGCTCACCGGAACCACAAGGACGTCTTCGTCAACCTTGGTCAAATGGACCGCGTTCACAACGCCTTCATCAACgtcgagaagaagaaggagggggTCGTCGTCGTCCACCCCTTCACTGCCATTTCCCCCTACGCCACCATGCACCAGGACATCTGCTCCCTCGCCATGGAGAAGAAGGTTCCTTTCATCATCGTTCCATTTCCGAGAAAGGATTCTGGAGGCAGCAGTGAGGTAGATCAGGCAGCTCGAAGCATTATTCCCCAGGTCCTCTCACAG GCTCCATGCTCGGTGGGCGTCCTCATCCACCAGACTCTCACCAGCTCCAGGCCGCTCGCTCTCGAACACTTCAACTACTGCGTCAGAGTCCTCTTCTGGGGCGGCAACGACGACCGAGAAGCGCTCGCTTACACTGCACGCCTGGCGCGGCACGCAGGAGTCCGCATCTTCGTCAGCCGGTTCATGCCTCAGGTCCACCGAAAGGAAGAAAAGGAGATGACATGGGACGACATGATCTTCAAGGAGTTCACGAGGGCGAACGCCGACACCGAGCGGGTGGCGGTGGAGGAGATCGCGGTGAATGACGTCAACCAAATGATCTCTGCCATCCGATCCATCGAAATGGAGTGCGACCTGGTGATCGTCGGGCGGCGGCAGTGCAGCGGCTCGTTGCTCGACGAGGCGTTATCGGAGTGGACGGAATCGCCGGAGCTGGGGGTGGTCGGCGATATGCTTGCCTCCTCTGATTTCGCTAACTACTCGTTCTCCGTTCTCGTAGTCCAGCAGCATGGCTCATGA
- the LOC135680507 gene encoding fructose-bisphosphate aldolase 1, cytoplasmic-like yields MSAYCGQYHDELIANATYIGTPGKGILAADESTGTIGKRLASINVENVEENRRSLRELLFCAPGALQYLSGVILFEETLYQKTASGKPFVEVLKEGGVLPGIKVDKGTIELAGTNGETTTQGHDDLGKRCKKYYEAGARFAKWRAVLKIGPNEPSQLAIDVNADGLARYAIICQENGLVPIVEPEILVDGPHDIAKCADVTERVLAACYKALNDHHVLLEGSLLKPNMVTPGSESAKVVPEVIAEYTVRALQRTVPAAVPAIVFLSGGQSEEEATLNLNAMNKLKGKKPWSLSFSFGRALQQSTLKAWAGKEENVQKARAALLTRCKANSEATLGTYKGDAAGGEGVSESLHVKDYKY; encoded by the exons ATGTCTGCCTACTGCGGCCAGTACCACG ATGAGCTTATCGCCAATGCTACCTACATTGGCACCCCAGGCAAGGGTATCCTTGCTGCTGATGAGTCCACTGGCACAATAGGCAAGCGCCTTGCTAGCATCAACGTGGAGAATGTTGAGGAGAACCGCCGCTCTCTCCGAGAGCTTCTTTTTTGCGCTCCTGGCGCCCTCCAGTACCTCAGTGGTGTAATCCTCTTCGAGGAGACCCTCTACCAGAAGACAGCCAGCGGGAAGCCTTTTGTCGAAGTGCTCAAGGAGGGTGGAGTCCTTCCTGGTATCAAGGTGGACAAGGGCACCATTGAACTCGCTGGTACCAATGGCGAGACCACTACCCAGGGTCATGATGACCTGGGCAAGCGCTGCAAGAAGTATTACGAGGCTGGGGCTCGCTTTGCCAAGTGGCGTGCCGTTCTGAAGATTGGTCCAAATGAGCCGTCGCAATTGGCGATCGATGTAAATGCTGATGGGCTGGCACGCTATGCTATCATCTGCCAGGAGAATGGCCTCGTCCCGATCGTAGAACCAGAGATCCTCGTCGATGGGCCACATGATATCGCGAAATGTGCGGATGTTACAGAGCGGGTGCTTGCCGCTTGCTACAAGGCGCTAAACGACCACCATGTTCTTCTGGAAGGATCTCTGTTGAAACCAAACATGGTGACACCAGGGTCAGAATCCGCAAAGGTGGTTCCCGAGGTGATCGCAGAGTACACCGTGCGAGCTCTCCAGAGGACTGTTCCTGCCGCTGTCCCTGCAATCGTCTTCCTCTCAGGAGGGCAGAGCGAAGAGGAGGCTACTCTGAACCTGAACGCAATGAACAAGCTGAAGGGGAAGAAACCATGGTCGCTGTCCTTTTCGTTCGGCCGCGCTCTGCAGCAGAGCACGCTCAAGGCGTGGGCTGGCAAGGAGGAGAACGTCCAGAAGGCGAGGGCCGCTCTCCTCACAAGGTGCAAGGCGAACTCCGAGGCAACACTCGGGACGTACAAGGGTGATGCTGCCGGAGGAGAAGGTGTCTCCGAGAGCCTCCATGTCAAGGACTACAAGTACTGA
- the LOC135680508 gene encoding uncharacterized protein LOC135680508 codes for MAALEALDALLAAVSRACCSPLAIFIQIQGCVICLTLALGWACAAYIRNKVIRRMKLNIVNGNSFAFICEDVNDLEHSAQVNLPRVSVIMPLKGFGEHNLQNWRSQITSLYGGPLEFLFIVESTDDPAYRAVSLLISDFQDNIDAKVIVAGLSTTCSQKIHNQLVGVERMHKESKYVLFLDDDVRLHPGSIGALTSEMEKNPEIFIQTGYPLDLPSGNLGSYCIYEYHMPCSMGFATGGRTVFLWGGCMMMHAEDFRKDLYGVVSGLQDGGYSDDMTLAAIAGQHKRLIWSPPVAVFPHPLARDLSFSRYWNYLRKQTFVLESYISRVNWLMNRALFSSHCYLSWGFVWPYFMALIHLAAALRAPYSGSRSEASASSCGLLLVSCLLVSTIIELLSMWNLTKVEIQLCNMLSPEGPTVSLGSYDWRLVFLAMLVDNFLYPISAIRSHFSQSINWSGVRYHLKNGKISKIERSMGNGPTYSDLAWKHLYGKKQFTPKSSFLSSLSRSIVHWRQPKKYDI; via the exons GGTTGTGTAATCTGTTTAACCCTTGCTCTTGGATGGGCCTGTGCTGCCTATATCAG GAATAAAGTTATCCGGCGCATGAAGCTTAATATTGTGAATGGCAATAGTTTTGCATTCATCTGTGAAGATGTTAATGATCTCGAGCACTCTGCTCAGGTGAACTTGCCAAGAGTGTCGGTTATCATGCCTCTGAAAGGCTTTGGAGAACACAACTTGCAAAATTGGAGAAGTCAA ATCACTTCACTCTATGGAGGacctctcgagtttctttttatagttgAAAGTACTGATGATCCAGCTTACCGTGCTGTGTCTTTGCTCATTTCAGATTTTCAG GACAACATTGATGCAAAGGTTATTGTAGCTGGTTTGTCAACAACATGCAGTCAGAAGATTCATAATCAGTTA GTTGGTGTGGAAAGAATGCATAAAGAGAGCAAGTACGTGTTGTTCCTGGATGATGATGTTAGGCTCCATCCTGGATCAATAGGAGCCCTTACATCAGAAATGGAGAAAAATCCTGAG ATTTTCATTCAAACGGGTTATCCTCTTGATTTGCCCTCAGGAAACTTAGGAAGCTACTGCATATATGAATATCACATG CCTTGCTCCATGGGATTTGCAACCGGAGGAAGGACTGTCTTTCTGTGGGGAGGCTGCATGATG ATGCATGCTGAAGACTTTAGGAAAGACTTATATGGAGTTGTGAGTGGGCTTCAAGATGGTGGATACTCGGATGACATGACCCTGGCAGCCATTGCTG GGCAACATAAGAGGCTTATTTGGTCACCACCAGTTGCTGTCTTCCCCCACCCTCTTGCAAGGGACCTTAGCTTCTCGAG ATACTGGAATTACCTAAGAAAGCAAACATTTGTTCTTGAATCCTACATATCGAGGGTTAACTGGCTGATGAACCGTGCCTTGTTTTCTTCACATTGCTATTTATCCTGGGGATTTGTTTGGCCATATTTTATGGCACTGATACATCTTGCAGCAGCCTTAAGAGCACCATATAGTGGTTCTAGATCTGAGGCATCTGCCTCATCTTGTG GCTTGTTGCTGGTTAGCTGCTTGCTTGTATCTACTATTATAGAACTCCTTTCAATGTGGAATTTGACTAAGGTGGAGATCCAATTATGCAATATGTTATCTCCAGAAGGGCCAACAGTTTCACTTGGTTCTTATGATTGGAGACTT GTATTTCTTGCTATGCTTGTGGATAACTTCTTGTACCCTATCTCTGCAATTCGTTCACATTTTTCACAATCGATAAATTGGTCCGGTGTCCGATACCACTTGAAGAATGGGAAAATAAGCAAG ATTGAAAGATCCATGGGAAATGGTCCAACCTACTCTGATCTTGCATGGAAGCATCTCTATGGAAAAAAGCAGTTCACTCCTAAATCTTCATTTCTCAGCTCTTTGTCAAGAAGTATTGTTCATTGGCGCCAACCAAAGAAGTACGATATCTAG